One stretch of Orcinus orca chromosome 15, mOrcOrc1.1, whole genome shotgun sequence DNA includes these proteins:
- the ADNP2 gene encoding activity-dependent neuroprotector homeobox protein 2 isoform X4: protein MFHAPARKVQNYTVNILGETKSSRSDVISFTCLKCNFSNTLYYSMKKHVLVAHFHYLINSYFGLRTEEMGEQPRADDPRSTEKMPPSDRYYCKKCSTNASSQDALMYHILTSDIHRDLENKLRSVISEHIKKTGLLKQMHIAPKPAARVAVPPNSSAPGIPATSPCFHLALPQNSQSQTVVQPVQGAPPPVTGASGASGSLTHSPPAVAQSHVTLVSSPLPVGQSNLTLPPSTPQPVFLSHGVPLNQAANPPALPLSQPVGPVNKSVGTGVLPIKQTIRPGVLPLSQPVGPISRPVGPGVLSVNRPVASGVLPVNPSVTPGVLQAVSPGVISVSRTVPSGVLPAGQMTPAGVIPSGQTATSGVLPAGQVVQSGVLPIGQTAPSGVLPTGLTVPPRVLPPGQTVPLRVLPAGQVVPPGLLPPNQTVSSGVLPVNQGINSGVLQLSQPVVSGVLPVGQPVRPGVLQLNQSVSTNILPAHQPIRPGASPNTAFLTSGSILRQLIPTGKQVNGIPTYTLAPVSVTLPVPPGSVATVAPPQMPIQLLQSGTAAQMASSMASLPSPPVVVNATQNMFVQPSSSVAEANQVLKQAKQWKTCPVCNELFPSNVYQVHMEVAHKHSESKSAETLEPEKLAACAPFLKWMREKTVRCLSCKCLVSEEELIRHLLVHGLGCLFCPCTFHDIKGLSEHSRAMHLGKRRLPVDYSDKGFQLDVDANGSLLFPHLDFITILPREELGEREVYLAVLAGIHSKSLVPVYIKVRPQTEGAPGRPGNQALTCPFCFGTFVTAEAYELHLKERHHIMPTVHTILKSPAFKCIHCCGVYTGNMTLAAIAIHLLRCRSAPKDSSSGLQVQPNFIENSELLLVNGEVIHDSSFSVKRKMPDGQFGAEEQREGEERPVPTSADREPSPEKATSAVPSKRQRSESRTEAPLVHDDALQVLALNPKRYEDRSYEEKKQFLRDYFHKRPYPSKKEIELLSSLLWVWKIDVASFFGKRRYICMKAIKNHKPSVLLGFDMSELKNVKHRLNFDYEPQNL from the coding sequence ATGTTTCATGCACCTGCTCGGAAAGTCCAGAACTACACTGTGAATATTTTAGGTGAAACTAAATCATCTAGGAGTGATGTGATAAgttttacatgtttaaaatgtaACTTTTCAAACACTCTGTACTACAGCATGAAGAAGCATGTGCTGGTAGCCCATTTTCACTACTTAATTAATTCCTACTTTGGCCTGAGAACTGAGGAGATGGGTGAGCAACCAAGAGCTGACGACCCCCGTTCTACAGAGAAGATGCCCCCATCCGACAGGTATTACTGTAAAAAGTGCAGCACCAACGCCAGCAGCCAGGATGCTTTAATGTACCACATCTTGACGTCGGATATACACAGGGATTTGGAGAATAAGCTTAGGTCTGTGATCTCAGAACATATTAAGAAGACTGGACTTTTGAAGCAAATGCATATTGCTCCAAAACCAGCTGCACGTGTGGCTGTACCACCCAACAGCAGTGCTCCGGGCATCCCAGCCACATCTCCTTGCTTCCACCTGGCCTTGCCACAGAACAGTCAGAGCCAAACTGTGGTACAGCCAGTTCAGGGTGCGCCCCCCCCGGTGACTGGGGCCTCGGGCGCTTCTGGAAGCCTCACCCACTCCCCGCCTGCCGTTGCCCAGTCTCATGTGACTCTGGTCTCCAGTCCTCTGCCAGTGGGCCAGAGCAACCTCACTCTGCCGCCCTCAACACCTCagcctgtctttctctctcatgGAGTTCCACTTAATCAGGCAGCAAACCCTCCTGCGTTGCCCTTGAGTCAGCCAGTGGGACCTGTAAATAAGTCGGTCGGAACCGGCGTCCTCCCCATAAAGCAGACCATCCGCCCGGGGGTTTTGCCCCTCAGCCAGCCTGTTGGGCCCATAAGCAGACCAGTCGGGCCTGGAGTTCTCTCGGTAAATAGACCTGTTGCGTCCGGTGTCCTTCCTGTCAATCCCTCTGTCACCCCTGGAGTTCTTCAGGCGGTCTCGCCAGGGGTGATTTCTGTGAGTCGGACAGTCCCGTCAGGGGTCCTTCCTGCGGGACAGATGACCCCTGCTGGGGTTATCCCTTCAGGACAGACAGCAACTTCTGGGGTTCTCCCTGCTGGCCAGGTGGTTCAGTCAGGGGTTCTCCCCATTGGCCAGACAGCGCCATCGGGGGTGCTCCCCACTGGGCTGACAGTCCCGCCGCGGGTCCTCCCTCCTGGCCAGACGGTCCCACTGAGGGTTCTCCCTGCAGGCCAGGTAGTCCCACCTGGGCTCCTTCCTCCCAACCAGACGGTCTCGTCAGGTGTTCTCCCTGTGAACCAGGGTATTAACTCTGGTGTTCTTCAGCTCAGTCAGCCTGTCGTGTCAGGGGTCCTTCCTGTGGGCCAGCCAGTGAGGCCGGGGGTCCTGCAGCTTAATCAGTCTGTGAGTACCAACATCCTGCCTGCTCATCAGCCCATCAGACCCGGGGCTTCGCCAAACACCGCTTTCCTAACATCAGGCTCTATTCTCAGACAGCTGATACCCACAGGGAAACAAGTGAATGGGATTCCCACATACACACTTGCCCCAGTATCTGTCACTTTGCCTGTGCCCCCTGGAAGTGTCGCCACTGTTGCCCCCCCCCAGATGCCCATCCAGCTCCTGCAGTCGGGCACGGCTGCACAGATGGCCAGCTCCATGGccagcctgccctccccaccagTGGTGGTAAATGCCACTCAGAATATGTTCGTTCAGCCTTCTTCGTCTGTGGCAGAGGCAAATCAGGTGCTCAAACAGGCAAAGCAGTGGAAAACCTGTCCAGTTTGCAACGAGCTCTTCCCTTCCAATGTCTACCAGGTCCACATGGAAGTGGCACATAAGCACAGCGAATCCAAATCCGCTGAAACACTGGAGCCGGAAAAGCTGGCGGCATGTGCACCGTTTCTAAAGTGGATGAGAGAGAAAACAGTTCGGTGTTTGTCCTGTAAGTGCTTAGTCTCAGAGGAGGAGCTTATCCGCCACTTGCTGGTGCACGGCCTGGGGTGCTTGTTCTGCCCGTGCACTTTCCACGATATTAAAGGCCTCTCAGAGCATAGTAGGGCTATGCACCTAGGGAAGAGGAGACTGCCCGTGGACTATAGCGACAAAGGATTTCAGCTGGATGTCGATGCCAATGGCAGCCTGCTGTTTCCCCACCTCGACTTCATCACCATCTTGCCCAGGGAGGAGCTGGGTGAGCGGGAGGTCTACTTGGCCGTGCTGGCTGGGATACACTCCAAGTCACTGGTGCCCGTGTACATCAAAGTGAGGCCGCAGACCGAGGGTGCGCCCGGGAGGCCTGGCAACCAGGCGCTGACCTGCCCTTTTTGCTTCGGCACCTTCGTGACGGCTGAGGCGTACGAGCTGCATCTGAAGGAGCGGCACCACATCATGCCAACGGTGCACACGATTTTGAAATCCCCGGCTTTCAAGTGCATCCACTGCTGTGGGGTTTACACGGGCAACATGACTCTGGCAGCCATTGCCATACACCTGCTGCGCTGTCGGAGTGCTCCAAAGGACAGCAGCTCAGGCCTGCAGGTCCAGCCTAATTTTATTGAGAACAGTGAACTGCTTTTAGTCAATGGTGAGGTGATACACGACTccagtttttctgtaaagagaAAGATGCCTGACGGCCAGTTTGGGGCTGAGGAGCAGAGGGAGGGCGAGGAGCGGCCTGTCCCCACGAGCGCTGACAGAGAGCCATCCCCGGAGAAGGCGACGAGCGCCGTGCCTTCTAAAAGACAGAGGAGCGAAAGCAGGACGGAGGCGCCCCTTGTTCACGACGACGCTCTCCAGGTTTTAGCGTTAAATCCTAAAAGATATGAAGACCGTTCTTACGAAGAAAAAAAGCAGTTTCTTAGAGATTATTTCCACAAGAGACCATATCCcagtaaaaaggaaatagaacTGTTATCCTCACTCTTATGGGTGTGGAAAATTGACGTGGCTTCATTTTTTGGAAAAAGAAGGTATATTTGcatgaaagcaataaaaaatcACAAGCCTTCTGTACTTTTAGGCTTTGATATGTCTGaacttaaaaatgttaaacacagattGAACTTTGACTATGAACCAcaaaacttgtaa